Within Vicia villosa cultivar HV-30 ecotype Madison, WI linkage group LG1, Vvil1.0, whole genome shotgun sequence, the genomic segment AGTGGGCTTTACATGCAATCAACAATGTTGCATGCGGCTGGGAAAGGGGGAGTAAGATTAAGAACATATCAATGGTGTGGCAGAATGAGATGATTGGAATAAAATGGTCGGGGAAGCATCAGGAAATTAGGGCTGGTTTGGGTTTTGCTTTGTTGGAAGACGTTCAATTTGTGGCTGATGTTATGGGAAGTGTGGGACTGCAGATAAATCCGAGAATGGTTGAGATATCCAATTCAGTGTATCTTGGTAGAATCGTCTTTGAAAGTGAAAGGTATGTCATTTTTATGCAACGACTGTATTGAAAGAAGATGATATTAGGGTAGATGAGTTTAATTCCATTCCACGCATTAACCCTGTGTTTGTCTTCTGCATGACAGTGACTGGATTATATGGGCAGATTTGGTGAAGAAGCTTAAAACAATGGTTAGGAACATCTCTGTAGCCACAAAATCTATTGTAATATCTATATTAAATGATTTGTTTGTTGATCCGTATGCTACTGGTAATTTTGTGAAATTGTGATTGTTGTGTAATGCAGGTTTAGGTGTTGATGGCTAGACTGGATGAAGTGGTTTTGCA encodes:
- the LOC131610303 gene encoding uncharacterized protein LOC131610303, producing the protein MKQRSKQLRMRSRTKKQRITRLCSEWALHAINNVACGWERGSKIKNISMVWQNEMIGIKWSGKHQEIRAGLGFALLEDVQFVADVMGSVGLQINPRMVEISNSVYLGRIVFESESDWIIWADLVKKLKTMV